In Janibacter cremeus, a genomic segment contains:
- a CDS encoding TIGR03960 family B12-binding radical SAM protein: MTGETIFAALEPLLEKVSKPIQYVGGELNSTVKDWQVGGHGPRGEELTVRWALMYPDAYEVGVPNQGVMILYEVLNERADALAERTYAVWPDMEALLREHDLPQFTVDGHRRVGDFDVFGLSFSTELGYTNMLTALDLAGIPLHSSERTDEHPLVIMGGHASFNPEPVADFVDAAIVGDGEEAVLAATDIIGEWKAQGRPGGRVEVLRRLAATGGVYVPAFYDVDYLPDGRIQRVAPAESGVPWRVDKHTVMDLDEWPYPKKPLVPLAESVHERMSVEIFRGCTRGCRFCQAGMITRPVRERSITGIGEMVEQGLQATGFEEVGLLSLSSADHSEIGDVAKGLADRYEGTNTGLSLPSTRVDAFNIDLANELTRNGRRSGLTFAPEGGSERIRKVINKMVTEEDLIRTVSAAYGAGWRQVKLYFMCGLPTETDEDVLQIAEVAKRVIETGREVAGHNDIRCTVSIGGFVPKPHTPFQWSPQLGAEQTDERLHKLRDAIRADKRYGRSIGFRYHDGRPGIVEGLLSRGDRRVGRVIEQVWRDGGRFDGWSEYFSYDRWMAAAEKAFEGTGVDVDWFTTREREEAEVLPWDHIDSGLDKEWLWQDWLDALDETEVEDCRWTPCFDCGVCPQMGTDIEVGPTGKTLLPLTVLGSGKESMVRS, from the coding sequence ATGACTGGTGAGACGATCTTCGCTGCCCTCGAGCCCCTGCTCGAGAAGGTCAGCAAGCCCATCCAGTACGTCGGCGGCGAGCTGAACTCCACGGTCAAGGACTGGCAGGTCGGTGGCCACGGCCCCCGGGGCGAGGAGCTGACCGTCCGTTGGGCCCTGATGTACCCCGACGCCTACGAGGTCGGCGTGCCCAACCAGGGCGTGATGATCCTCTACGAGGTGCTCAACGAGCGCGCCGACGCCCTCGCCGAGCGCACCTACGCCGTCTGGCCCGACATGGAGGCCCTCCTGCGGGAGCACGACCTGCCGCAGTTCACCGTCGACGGGCACCGCCGCGTGGGTGACTTCGACGTCTTCGGCCTGAGCTTCTCCACCGAGCTCGGCTACACCAACATGCTCACCGCGCTGGACCTCGCCGGCATCCCGCTGCACAGCAGCGAGCGCACCGACGAGCACCCGCTGGTCATCATGGGGGGCCACGCATCCTTCAACCCCGAACCGGTCGCCGACTTCGTCGACGCCGCGATCGTCGGGGACGGCGAGGAGGCCGTGCTCGCCGCGACCGACATCATCGGCGAGTGGAAGGCGCAGGGCCGTCCCGGCGGCCGGGTCGAGGTGCTGCGTCGCCTCGCCGCGACCGGCGGCGTCTACGTGCCGGCGTTCTACGACGTCGACTACCTGCCCGACGGGCGCATCCAGCGCGTGGCGCCCGCCGAGTCCGGTGTCCCGTGGCGCGTGGACAAGCACACGGTCATGGACCTGGACGAGTGGCCGTACCCGAAGAAGCCCCTCGTGCCGCTCGCCGAGTCCGTCCACGAGCGGATGAGTGTGGAGATCTTCCGCGGCTGCACCCGCGGCTGCCGCTTCTGCCAGGCGGGCATGATCACCCGACCGGTCCGCGAGCGCTCGATCACCGGGATCGGCGAGATGGTCGAGCAGGGCCTGCAGGCCACCGGCTTCGAGGAGGTGGGCCTGCTCTCGCTCTCCAGCGCCGACCACTCCGAGATCGGCGACGTGGCCAAGGGCCTCGCCGACCGCTACGAGGGCACCAACACCGGCCTGTCGCTGCCGAGCACGCGCGTGGACGCCTTCAACATCGACCTGGCCAACGAGCTGACCCGCAACGGTCGTCGTTCCGGGCTGACCTTCGCGCCCGAGGGTGGCTCCGAGCGCATCCGCAAGGTGATCAACAAGATGGTCACCGAGGAGGACCTCATCCGCACCGTCTCCGCCGCCTACGGCGCGGGCTGGCGCCAGGTGAAGCTGTACTTCATGTGCGGCCTGCCGACGGAGACCGACGAGGACGTCCTGCAGATCGCCGAGGTCGCCAAGCGCGTCATCGAGACCGGTCGCGAGGTCGCCGGCCACAACGACATCCGCTGCACCGTCTCCATCGGTGGCTTCGTGCCCAAGCCGCACACCCCCTTCCAGTGGTCGCCGCAGCTGGGCGCTGAGCAGACCGACGAGCGCCTGCACAAGCTGCGCGATGCGATCCGGGCCGACAAGCGGTACGGCCGCTCCATCGGCTTCCGCTACCACGACGGCCGGCCGGGCATCGTCGAGGGACTGCTCTCGCGCGGCGACCGTCGCGTCGGTCGCGTCATCGAGCAGGTCTGGCGCGACGGTGGACGTTTCGACGGTTGGAGCGAGTACTTCTCCTACGACCGCTGGATGGCCGCGGCCGAGAAGGCCTTCGAGGGGACCGGCGTCGACGTCGACTGGTTCACCACCCGGGAGCGCGAGGAGGCCGAGGTCCTGCCCTGGGACCACATCGACTCGGGACTGGACAAGGAGTGGCTCTGGCAGGACTGGCTGGACGCCCTCGACGAGACCGAGGTCGAGGACTGCCGCTGGACGCCGTGCTTCGACTGCGGCGTCTGTCCCCAGATGGGCACCGACATCGAGGTCGGCCCGACGGGCAAGACCCTGCTGCCGCTGACCGTGCTGGGCTCCGGCAAGGAGTCGATGGTCCGTTCCTGA
- a CDS encoding bifunctional riboflavin kinase/FAD synthetase, with translation MQQWSSPSATPSQLRPCVATFGNFDGVHRGHRAILDELIRQGHERDLPTVVVTFDPHPVEVMHPERAPELIAPGSLRDEFLREAGIDGVLVLPFTMEFAQTSAVDYIVDTFVTGLGAAALVVGADTKGFGAGYTGDVSLIRELGGAHDFDVVVIEDQGDDQRWSSSAVRAHLAAGEVEAAAEILDRPHRVVGTVVHGHHRGRDLGYPTANLGTDTIGLVPSDGVYAGWLTRLDLPEGSGDRRLPTAISVGTNPTFDGQARVVEAYVLDRTDLDLYHELVAVDFVGHVRPTLRFDSIDELLEAMARDVDTTRSILQP, from the coding sequence GTGCAGCAATGGTCATCCCCGAGTGCCACCCCGTCGCAGCTGCGGCCGTGCGTGGCGACCTTCGGCAACTTCGACGGGGTGCACCGCGGTCACCGCGCGATCCTCGATGAGCTGATCCGTCAGGGTCACGAGCGCGACCTGCCGACCGTCGTCGTCACCTTCGACCCCCACCCGGTCGAGGTGATGCACCCCGAGCGGGCGCCCGAGCTCATCGCCCCGGGCAGCCTGCGCGACGAGTTCCTGCGGGAGGCGGGTATCGACGGGGTGCTCGTTCTGCCCTTCACCATGGAGTTCGCCCAGACCTCTGCCGTCGACTACATCGTCGACACCTTCGTCACCGGTCTTGGCGCCGCCGCCCTCGTCGTCGGTGCGGACACCAAGGGCTTCGGCGCTGGCTACACCGGGGACGTCTCCCTCATCCGCGAGCTGGGTGGGGCGCACGACTTCGACGTGGTCGTCATCGAGGACCAGGGCGACGACCAGCGCTGGTCCTCCTCCGCCGTGCGCGCCCACCTGGCCGCCGGCGAGGTCGAGGCCGCCGCCGAGATCCTCGACCGCCCGCACCGGGTCGTCGGGACGGTCGTCCACGGCCACCACCGCGGCCGGGACCTGGGCTACCCGACCGCCAATCTCGGCACCGACACCATTGGCCTCGTCCCGAGCGACGGGGTCTACGCCGGCTGGCTCACGCGCCTGGACCTGCCCGAAGGGAGCGGCGACCGGCGTCTTCCCACGGCCATCTCCGTGGGCACCAACCCGACCTTCGACGGGCAGGCACGCGTCGTCGAGGCCTACGTCCTCGACCGCACGGACCTCGACCTCTACCACGAGCTGGTCGCCGTCGACTTCGTCGGTCACGTCCGTCCGACGCTGCGCTTCGACTCGATCGACGAGCTGCTCGAGGCCATGGCCCGGGACGTCGACACGACCCGGTCGATCCTGCAGCCGTGA
- a CDS encoding FtsW/RodA/SpoVE family cell cycle protein produces the protein MTTRSRGWDLAGLLRSDLVLVAGALTASGLGALLVYSATRAESGSAYLVRHLLNLAIGLVIALVAVRLDRSMLRTLAPVVYLAGVLGLVLVLTPLGVEVNGSRSWIRVPGGFSIQPSELAKVGLCVALPMLLAPAAERRQRPRPREILLAGLVTGVPVLLVMAQPDLGSALVLVALGLGVLVISGAAWPWLLGVLVVGVAAVVTAFTTPLLSPYQRDRLTAFLDPATDPQGIGYQTQQVRAAISGGGWDGQGLFSGELTSAGAIPFQETDFVFSVAGEELGFVGAAFVIGVLGLVVARIALAGTRSVDPFVQLVCWAVAAWFAVQSVENVGMNLGLVPVTGLPLPFLSYGGSSMFACWAAVGIVVAVSTERRGRAGRQTRARDLARRDSGRGEWVTKV, from the coding sequence GTGACCACGCGGTCGCGCGGCTGGGACCTCGCGGGCCTGCTGCGCTCCGACCTCGTCCTCGTCGCGGGGGCGCTGACCGCCTCGGGCCTGGGTGCCCTGCTCGTGTACTCCGCGACCCGTGCCGAGTCAGGGTCGGCCTACCTCGTGCGGCACCTGCTCAACCTCGCCATCGGGCTGGTCATCGCCCTGGTCGCGGTCCGGCTGGACCGCTCGATGCTGCGGACCCTGGCGCCCGTGGTCTACCTCGCGGGGGTCCTCGGGCTCGTCCTCGTGCTCACCCCCCTGGGGGTGGAGGTCAACGGCTCCCGATCGTGGATCCGGGTGCCGGGCGGGTTCTCGATCCAACCCAGCGAGCTGGCGAAGGTCGGGCTCTGCGTGGCCCTGCCGATGCTGCTCGCCCCGGCCGCCGAACGGCGGCAACGCCCCCGTCCACGCGAGATCCTCCTCGCCGGGCTGGTCACGGGGGTGCCGGTCCTGCTGGTCATGGCCCAGCCGGACCTCGGATCCGCCCTGGTGCTCGTGGCGCTCGGCCTCGGCGTGCTCGTCATCTCCGGAGCCGCGTGGCCGTGGCTGCTCGGGGTCCTCGTGGTCGGTGTCGCCGCCGTGGTCACGGCCTTCACCACACCCCTGCTCAGCCCGTACCAGCGCGACCGGCTGACCGCCTTCCTCGACCCGGCAACGGACCCGCAGGGGATCGGGTACCAGACCCAGCAGGTGCGGGCCGCGATCTCGGGCGGCGGCTGGGACGGCCAGGGCCTGTTCTCCGGTGAGCTGACGAGTGCGGGGGCGATCCCCTTCCAGGAGACCGACTTCGTCTTCTCGGTGGCGGGGGAGGAGCTCGGCTTCGTCGGGGCGGCCTTCGTCATCGGCGTCCTCGGCCTCGTGGTGGCCCGGATCGCGCTCGCGGGCACTCGCAGCGTCGACCCCTTCGTCCAGCTCGTCTGCTGGGCAGTCGCGGCCTGGTTCGCGGTGCAGTCGGTGGAGAACGTCGGGATGAATCTCGGCCTCGTCCCGGTGACGGGACTGCCCCTGCCCTTCCTCTCCTACGGAGGGTCCTCGATGTTCGCCTGCTGGGCGGCGGTCGGCATCGTCGTCGCGGTCTCGACCGAGCGCCGTGGGCGAGCCGGGCGGCAAACGCGCGCAAGGGATCTGGCGCGCAGGGACTCCGGGCGAGGCGAGTGGGTCACCAAAGTGTGA
- a CDS encoding long-chain fatty acid--CoA ligase, translated as MPETSPRTPADEAYDASAFEDRAPSVGHLLRQRIADTPDSTAYSFPAGIAWDELTWAQLGDRVWALAAGLVDLGVQPEDRVSLASNTRIEWVLGDYAIMAAGAATTTIYPTSISDDVAFIVDNSGSKIVIAEDAEQVDKLREVRDAIPEVTHVVVIDPEGVDLDDWMLTFADLEERGTALLASDPGVVDARIDAMGPQSLATIIYTSGTTGRPKGVRLRHATWTYQGAAIRATGMLTAEDVHYLWLPLSHVFAKVLLLVSTDVGMQTAVDGRIDKIVDNLGEVRPTFMAAAPRIFEKVYGKISLGMQEEGGAKATIFDFASKAGREYSQALSDDRRPGVVLRLKHAIADKLVFAKVRERFGGRIRFFISGSAALNTDIAHWFNGAGLQILEGYGLTETSAAATVNRPYALRVGSVGWPTPQTEIKIADDGEILIRGEHIMEGYHDNPEATAEVLTQDGWFHSGDIGEIDERGFVKITDRKKDLFKTSNGKYVAPSLIESTFKGLCPYVGQLLVHGESRQFVTALVTLDEEAIQPWAEANGLEGASYTEIVSSLQAREMVQSYIDELNAGLNRHEQLKKFHILGRDLSVEDGELTPSLKMRRKVVADKFKGDIEEMYPA; from the coding sequence GTGCCTGAGACCAGCCCCCGCACCCCCGCCGACGAGGCCTACGACGCCAGTGCGTTCGAGGACCGCGCCCCGAGCGTGGGCCACCTGCTTCGGCAGCGCATCGCCGACACCCCCGACAGCACCGCGTACTCCTTCCCGGCGGGCATCGCCTGGGACGAGCTGACCTGGGCCCAGCTCGGGGACCGGGTCTGGGCGCTTGCCGCCGGACTCGTCGACCTCGGTGTGCAGCCGGAGGACCGGGTCTCCCTCGCCTCGAACACCCGGATCGAGTGGGTGCTGGGTGACTACGCGATCATGGCCGCGGGTGCGGCGACGACGACGATCTACCCGACGTCGATCAGCGACGACGTCGCCTTCATCGTCGACAACTCCGGCTCCAAGATCGTCATCGCCGAGGACGCGGAGCAGGTCGACAAGCTCCGCGAGGTCCGGGACGCCATCCCGGAGGTGACCCACGTCGTCGTCATCGACCCCGAGGGGGTCGACCTCGATGACTGGATGCTCACCTTCGCCGACCTCGAGGAGCGCGGCACGGCGCTCCTCGCATCGGACCCGGGGGTCGTCGACGCGCGGATCGACGCCATGGGGCCGCAGTCGCTCGCGACGATCATCTACACCTCCGGCACGACCGGCCGGCCGAAGGGCGTGCGCCTGCGGCACGCGACGTGGACCTACCAGGGTGCGGCGATCCGGGCGACCGGCATGCTCACGGCCGAGGACGTGCACTACCTGTGGCTGCCCCTGTCCCACGTCTTCGCAAAGGTTCTGCTGCTCGTCAGCACCGATGTCGGCATGCAGACCGCCGTCGACGGACGCATCGACAAGATCGTCGACAACCTCGGCGAGGTCCGACCGACCTTCATGGCCGCGGCACCGCGGATCTTCGAGAAGGTCTACGGCAAGATCTCGCTGGGCATGCAGGAGGAAGGGGGCGCGAAGGCCACGATCTTCGACTTCGCCTCCAAGGCCGGACGCGAGTACTCACAGGCGCTGTCCGATGACCGCAGGCCCGGGGTGGTCCTGCGCCTGAAGCACGCGATCGCCGACAAGCTCGTCTTCGCCAAGGTCCGGGAGCGGTTCGGCGGCAGGATCCGCTTCTTCATCTCCGGCTCCGCAGCGCTCAACACGGACATCGCGCACTGGTTCAACGGCGCCGGTCTGCAGATCCTCGAGGGCTATGGCCTGACCGAGACCTCGGCCGCGGCCACGGTCAACCGGCCCTACGCCCTTCGCGTCGGGTCCGTCGGCTGGCCCACCCCCCAGACGGAGATCAAGATCGCGGACGACGGGGAGATCCTCATCCGCGGCGAGCACATCATGGAGGGCTACCACGACAATCCCGAGGCCACGGCCGAGGTGCTCACGCAGGACGGCTGGTTCCACTCGGGCGACATCGGCGAGATCGACGAGCGCGGCTTCGTCAAGATCACCGATCGCAAGAAGGACCTGTTCAAGACGAGCAACGGCAAGTACGTCGCGCCCTCGCTCATCGAGTCGACCTTCAAGGGTCTGTGCCCCTACGTGGGCCAGCTGCTCGTCCACGGCGAGTCCCGCCAGTTCGTCACCGCTCTGGTCACCCTGGACGAGGAGGCCATCCAGCCCTGGGCGGAGGCCAACGGCCTCGAGGGGGCGAGCTACACCGAGATCGTCTCCTCGCTGCAGGCCCGGGAGATGGTCCAGTCCTACATCGACGAGCTCAACGCCGGCCTCAACCGGCACGAGCAGCTCAAGAAGTTCCACATCCTGGGCCGCGACCTCTCCGTCGAGGACGGCGAGCTGACCCCGAGCCTGAAGATGCGTCGCAAGGTCGTTGCGGACAAGTTCAAGGGCGACATCGAGGAGATGTACCCGGCCTGA
- a CDS encoding FAD-binding and (Fe-S)-binding domain-containing protein: MSAMTVRHTELDEALRRSGVADVRSDTLTVGMYSSDASLYRIPPRAVVFPREAGEIEATLAVSRELGIPLTSRGGGTSIAGNAIGPGIVIDTSRYMNRVLEVDPNSRTALVEAGTIHATLQAQARRFGLRFGPDPSSHSRCSVGGMIGNNACGNRALGYGRTSDNIVGMDLLTAAGTRLSATTGVAGGPPSLTGDDALVARLTGLRDAHLATIRTEFGTFGRQVSGYALEHLAPENGLDVGRMLVGSEGTLAVATHARVRLVSDPPATALAVLGFPDIYAAGDVAHLLKGLGAVAAEGIDSRIVDVVRVRRGPQAVPDLPRGAAWMLVEVPGEDIGSATAAAEHICREIESLDARVVTDPAQARSLWKIREDGAGLSARSQRDRPAHAGWEDAAVPPHRLGDYLRAFDDLLAQHDVQGLPYGHFGDGCLHIRLDIELDTPGAQERYRSLVEEAADLVAAHGGSLSGEHGDGRARSALLPRMYGPETIALFGAVKHAFDPTNLLNPGVLVDPAPVDADLRIPAARKAPVPLAFGYPEDGGDFSQAVHRCTGVGKCRAAGTSTTVMCPSYQATGEEKDSTRGRARVLQEMLNGSTVTGGWRSSEVHDALDLCLSCKGCASDCPTGVDMATYKAEALHQTWKGRLRPRSHYSLGRLPQLARIASRAPRLVNAMTSLPGLKKLTLPAAGVDPRRNLPTFAAETFRTWVQREGMIASAAQMAGADHPVAIFVDSFTDHFSPHVGRTTVALLREAGFTPFVPAESLCCGLTLISTGQLDAAKSTLAAAVRVLAPAADAGIPVLGMEPSCTAALRHDLPRLVDSAAARTVSTTVRTVAELLGTAIDEGRWDAPDLTGTEVVAQPHCHQHAVMSWSADEALLARTGATLTRLGGCCGLAGNWGVELGHYDVSVQVAELQLLPAIRDAAADTVVLADGFSCQTQIADLSEREGVHLVELLSRDA; the protein is encoded by the coding sequence ATGAGTGCGATGACCGTCAGGCACACTGAGCTCGACGAGGCCCTGCGCCGCTCCGGGGTGGCGGATGTGCGCAGCGACACGTTGACGGTGGGGATGTACTCCAGCGACGCGTCGCTGTACCGGATCCCCCCGCGCGCCGTCGTCTTCCCCCGGGAGGCCGGGGAGATCGAGGCCACGCTCGCCGTCTCCCGTGAGCTCGGCATCCCGCTGACCTCCCGCGGTGGCGGTACGTCCATCGCGGGCAATGCCATCGGCCCGGGCATCGTCATCGACACCTCGCGGTACATGAACCGCGTTCTTGAGGTCGACCCGAACTCCCGTACCGCGTTGGTCGAGGCCGGCACGATCCACGCCACCCTGCAGGCGCAGGCCCGTCGCTTCGGGCTGCGTTTCGGTCCCGACCCCAGCAGCCACTCCCGCTGCAGCGTGGGCGGCATGATCGGCAACAATGCCTGCGGCAACCGCGCCCTCGGGTACGGCCGCACGAGCGACAACATCGTCGGCATGGACCTGCTCACCGCGGCGGGTACGCGCCTGTCCGCGACCACGGGAGTGGCGGGGGGACCCCCTTCGCTCACCGGTGACGACGCGCTGGTGGCCCGGCTGACGGGCCTGCGGGACGCCCACCTGGCGACGATCCGCACCGAGTTCGGCACCTTCGGGCGGCAGGTCTCCGGCTACGCCCTGGAGCACCTCGCGCCCGAGAACGGTCTCGACGTCGGTCGCATGCTCGTCGGCTCCGAGGGCACCCTCGCGGTGGCCACCCACGCCCGGGTGCGGCTGGTGAGCGACCCGCCGGCGACTGCACTGGCTGTGCTCGGCTTCCCCGACATCTACGCCGCCGGCGACGTCGCCCACCTGCTCAAGGGCCTGGGTGCGGTCGCCGCCGAGGGCATCGACTCCCGCATCGTCGACGTCGTGCGTGTGCGCCGCGGACCGCAGGCCGTCCCGGACCTGCCGCGGGGCGCCGCCTGGATGCTCGTCGAGGTCCCCGGCGAGGACATCGGGAGCGCGACTGCGGCCGCCGAGCACATCTGCCGCGAGATCGAGTCGCTCGACGCCCGCGTCGTCACCGACCCCGCGCAGGCGCGCTCGTTGTGGAAGATCCGCGAGGATGGCGCCGGCCTGTCCGCGCGCTCGCAGCGGGACCGCCCCGCCCACGCCGGCTGGGAGGACGCGGCCGTCCCACCACACCGCCTCGGCGACTACCTGCGCGCCTTCGACGACCTCCTTGCGCAGCACGACGTCCAGGGACTGCCGTACGGGCACTTCGGCGACGGTTGCCTGCACATCCGCCTCGACATCGAGCTCGACACCCCCGGCGCGCAGGAGCGCTACCGCTCGCTCGTCGAGGAGGCCGCCGACCTTGTCGCGGCCCACGGCGGATCGTTGTCGGGGGAGCACGGCGACGGTCGGGCCCGCTCGGCGCTGCTGCCCCGGATGTACGGCCCCGAGACGATCGCGCTCTTCGGCGCCGTCAAGCACGCCTTCGACCCGACGAATCTGCTCAACCCCGGCGTCCTGGTCGACCCGGCCCCGGTCGATGCCGACCTGCGCATCCCGGCCGCACGCAAGGCCCCGGTGCCCTTGGCCTTCGGCTACCCGGAGGACGGCGGCGACTTCAGCCAGGCCGTGCATCGCTGCACCGGCGTCGGCAAGTGCCGCGCAGCCGGGACGTCCACGACGGTCATGTGCCCCAGCTACCAGGCGACGGGGGAGGAGAAGGACTCCACCCGCGGTCGTGCCCGGGTCCTGCAGGAGATGCTCAACGGCTCGACGGTCACCGGGGGCTGGCGCTCGAGCGAGGTCCACGACGCCCTCGACCTGTGCCTGTCCTGCAAGGGCTGCGCCAGCGACTGCCCGACCGGTGTCGACATGGCGACGTACAAGGCCGAGGCGCTGCACCAGACGTGGAAGGGACGACTGCGCCCCCGCAGCCACTACTCGCTCGGCCGGCTGCCGCAGCTGGCCCGGATCGCCTCACGCGCACCGCGCCTGGTCAACGCGATGACCTCGCTGCCGGGGCTGAAGAAGCTCACCCTCCCCGCCGCCGGCGTGGACCCCCGTCGCAACCTGCCGACCTTCGCGGCGGAGACCTTCCGCACCTGGGTGCAGCGCGAAGGGATGATCGCCTCGGCCGCGCAGATGGCCGGCGCCGACCACCCCGTCGCGATCTTCGTCGACTCCTTCACCGACCACTTCTCACCGCACGTCGGGCGCACCACGGTGGCGCTCCTGCGGGAGGCGGGGTTCACCCCCTTCGTCCCGGCGGAGTCGTTGTGCTGCGGCCTGACCCTCATCTCCACCGGCCAGCTCGACGCGGCGAAGTCCACCCTGGCGGCCGCCGTCCGCGTGCTCGCCCCGGCGGCCGACGCGGGCATCCCGGTGCTGGGCATGGAGCCCAGCTGCACCGCGGCCCTGCGCCACGACCTGCCGCGGTTGGTCGACTCCGCCGCGGCGCGCACGGTCTCGACCACCGTGCGCACGGTCGCCGAGCTGCTCGGCACGGCCATCGACGAGGGCCGTTGGGACGCGCCCGACCTGACCGGGACCGAGGTCGTCGCCCAGCCGCACTGCCACCAGCACGCGGTGATGAGTTGGAGCGCCGACGAGGCCCTGCTCGCCCGCACCGGCGCCACGCTCACCCGACTGGGCGGCTGCTGCGGTCTGGCCGGGAACTGGGGGGTCGAGCTCGGGCACTACGACGTCTCGGTCCAGGTGGCCGAGCTGCAGCTGCTCCCGGCGATCCGGGATGCAGCGGCGGACACCGTCGTCCTTGCGGACGGTTTCTCCTGTCAGACGCAGATCGCGGACCTGTCCGAGCGCGAGGGCGTGCACCTGGTCGAGCTGCTCTCGCGTGACGCCTAG
- the truB gene encoding tRNA pseudouridine(55) synthase TruB, with translation MSDGLVVVDKPAGWSSHDVVARSRRLYGTRKVGHAGTLDPMATGVLVLGVGRGTKLLTFLVGADKAYTATIRLGQATVTDDAEGEVTATGDVAGIDRPALATAVARLTGDIQQVPSAVSAIKVKGERSYARVRAGQDVDLPARAVTVSRFDLLDVREASVTGPDGGTTVLDVDVEVEVSSGTYVRALARDLGEDLGSHGHLTALRRSRVGGLTLDHSHTLDALTALRDGGAEPADLPMTPLAEAARAALVHREITAEQARSLGFGQRIPSALPGREEPVGAFAPDGSLIAVLDESRPTARAHVVFAPASS, from the coding sequence GTGAGCGACGGACTGGTCGTCGTCGACAAGCCCGCGGGCTGGTCGAGCCACGACGTGGTCGCCCGCAGCCGCCGGCTGTACGGCACCCGCAAGGTCGGCCACGCCGGCACACTCGACCCGATGGCCACCGGCGTCCTCGTCCTCGGGGTCGGTAGGGGCACCAAGCTGCTGACCTTCCTTGTCGGGGCCGACAAGGCCTACACCGCCACGATCCGTCTCGGTCAGGCGACGGTCACCGACGACGCCGAGGGTGAGGTGACGGCCACCGGCGACGTGGCCGGCATCGACCGACCCGCCCTGGCGACGGCGGTCGCCCGGCTCACCGGCGACATCCAGCAGGTCCCGAGCGCCGTCAGCGCGATCAAGGTCAAGGGCGAGCGTTCCTACGCCCGGGTGCGTGCGGGCCAGGACGTCGACCTGCCGGCACGTGCCGTGACGGTCTCGCGCTTCGATCTGCTCGACGTGCGCGAGGCGAGCGTGACTGGCCCCGACGGGGGCACGACGGTCCTCGACGTCGACGTCGAGGTGGAGGTCTCCTCGGGCACCTACGTGCGGGCGCTGGCCCGCGACCTGGGCGAGGACCTGGGCAGCCACGGCCACCTGACCGCCCTGCGCCGCAGCCGAGTCGGAGGCCTGACGCTCGATCACTCCCACACGCTCGACGCCCTGACCGCCCTGCGCGACGGGGGTGCCGAGCCGGCAGACCTACCGATGACTCCTCTGGCCGAGGCCGCCCGGGCTGCGCTGGTCCACCGCGAGATCACTGCGGAGCAGGCCCGCTCGCTCGGTTTCGGGCAGCGGATCCCGAGTGCCCTGCCGGGGCGCGAGGAGCCCGTCGGGGCCTTTGCCCCGGACGGGTCGCTGATCGCCGTGCTCGACGAGAGCCGTCCCACGGCGCGTGCCCACGTCGTCTTCGCCCCGGCCAGTTCGTAG
- a CDS encoding TIGR03936 family radical SAM-associated protein, whose product MAKQRTPDGPPPPPPVQKLRIQYARRGRLRHSSTRDFGRALERALRRSGVPMAYSAGFHPHPKISYANGAATGAASEAEYFEISVTEQVDPDAVATALDEALPDGLDIVTVVEARPGGLADLLQASRWELRFPGVEVADLEVAVAGFLAEERIEVERMFKRGVKSYDARGPVEWARTGLDEDGCAILAMVVRHTTPAVRPDDVLSAITAATSFAPPRSPIATRLAQGIWSSETESVADPLAAD is encoded by the coding sequence ATGGCCAAGCAACGCACCCCCGACGGGCCACCCCCGCCGCCTCCTGTCCAGAAGCTGCGCATCCAGTACGCCCGCCGGGGGCGGCTGCGCCACTCCTCGACGCGTGACTTCGGGCGGGCGCTGGAGCGCGCGCTGCGCCGCTCCGGGGTACCGATGGCCTACTCGGCCGGGTTCCACCCGCACCCGAAGATCTCCTATGCCAACGGTGCGGCCACGGGTGCGGCGAGCGAGGCGGAGTACTTCGAGATCTCGGTGACCGAGCAGGTCGACCCCGACGCCGTGGCCACGGCCCTGGACGAGGCGCTGCCCGACGGGCTGGACATCGTCACGGTCGTCGAGGCCCGCCCCGGGGGCCTCGCGGATCTGTTGCAGGCGAGCCGCTGGGAGCTGCGCTTCCCCGGCGTGGAGGTGGCCGATCTGGAGGTGGCGGTCGCCGGATTCCTCGCCGAGGAGAGGATCGAGGTGGAGCGGATGTTCAAGCGCGGAGTGAAGTCCTACGACGCGCGCGGTCCCGTGGAGTGGGCGCGTACCGGTCTCGATGAGGACGGCTGTGCGATACTGGCCATGGTCGTGCGGCACACCACACCTGCCGTTCGCCCCGACGACGTCCTCAGCGCGATCACCGCTGCCACCTCGTTCGCGCCGCCGCGGTCACCGATTGCGACCCGGTTGGCGCAGGGGATCTGGAGTAGCGAGACCGAGAGCGTGGCCGATCCACTGGCCGCCGACTGA